The DNA window AGCGTTATACACTATTTACATTCTACTCTAGTTCTATTAAAGAGGTATTAACTCAGCTATTAGCCCATCTTTTATTTTAATTTACATTCTACTCTAGTTCTATTAAAGCCTGTTATTTCATTCAATTTGTTAAAAGCTAGTCCCATTTACATTCTACTCTAGTTCTATTAAAGGCGTTTCTTTAAAGCCTTTGATTCTACAAGGCTGTGTACACAATAATTGTCTATGTACATGATTTGTCCTAATTCATGCAACAAATTTTTATAATATTTCAATCAAATTTTTGTTTATATGTCATGTTTAAAAGGTTTGTCTATCTCCGTATGTTTTTGTACTACTATAGGTCGACAGAATGTTTATCAAAAAAAATTAGATGTTTTATCATCTTTAAGACCTAAAAATTCTTTAGTCAACCATCTTTCATCTCGGCTTTTAAATATAATAAGAGAATCTTTATTATCTCTAATATATTGCTCCAATTCTTTTTTTAGTTTCATTAAGTTTAACTCCGATAAATTTCCCTCAAATACTGACATTTGTATATGTGTCAAATATTTTTTACATATTTTAAAGGTATTTCTCTGTACTCTTGCTCCTCCTTCATCCATCGTTATATCATACATTAACACTATATACATTAAATCACCACCAAATTTTAAATCCAGTATACTCTTTCTCACCTATAATATCTTTTATTAGTTTATAGCATTCTAACCTAATAAGATATCTATAAGAAACATCTCTTCCTAAATCTTTATGAGCTATAGTTTGTTCAAGTCGCTTATCATACTCCATTAATATTTTCCTTTTCCCAGATTCTTTTAAATATATAAAATTAGATTCTCTATCAAAATCATCTTCCGTTATCTGATTTTTATTAAGTAACGAAAATATCATTCTTTCTCCAATTAATGGCTTAAATATTTCTGCAATATCTAAACAAAGTGAAAATCTTTTTGTGCCAGGTTCATGAAGGAAACTTATTGTTGGATTTAATTGAGTTTTATATATTTCAGATAACACTGTTGTATATATAAGACTATTTACAAATGAAATCAAAGAATTAATCATATTATCAGGTGGTCTCTTAACTCTTTTTTCAAAGTTGATATCTTGCTTTACAATACTATTCCAAGTAGAATAATATATTTTTCTTATGTTCCCTTCTAAGCCCATAAGTTCATTTATAGACTTTCCATAATCAAGTTTTTTAATTAAACTATCAATATTTTTCATTTGCTCTTCTAAGTTAATACCTCTCCCATTATAATATCTGAGGTTTCTATAGATATTATAGGACGAAGCTTTTAATATCTCTTTAGCAATTCTCAATCTCTTTTCTTCATCATCATAATTTCTTACTTGTTGCACTAACAAATATCCACTTATATTAGTTTCTCTAGGATAATAACTACCGCTATAGAATCCATAATAGTTAAACACATGAAGTATAATACCCTTCTGAGATATAAAATTCAGTAACTTTGTATTAAGGTTAACCTCACCAAACAGATATATTTCATCTGCAACTTCTGCTTTGAGATTCTTTTTATCGCCTTCTAAGCTCGTAATAACTATACTATTATCTTTTCGTTTTAAATCTCCATCTTTAAAAATATAAAATGTTTCTCCCAATATCACACCCCCTATATATAGCACAATTCATAATAAGAACATTTCTTGCAAAATGCTTTATTAATAACTCCAGGAGGCAAGTCCTTATTGATTATGTGCTGAATTTGTTCTAATACCTCCATCAACTCTTCTTCCTCAGAAGTAGTTAGAAATATCTCTTCTCTTTTTCTTAAAAGGGGATAATCTAGTATCCCCTTTTCTATTTTAACTTCTTTATTTCTTAGAACCCAAATATAATATTTAAGTTGCCATTTAGCAGCCTCATCCAACTTTCTAGACTTTTTTACTTCATGTATGATTTTCCAATCCTTTAAAAAGTCAACATTAATAGTTTCATCAATTAATATATTCTTTTTCTCTCTATTATAAGAACTTTCATCAATCAATTTTCCCATTCCTACTAATTCACTAGTATGCTCCATATTTACATCATTATTGAAATACCATAGCTTTCTTTTGCATACAAAATAGTAATATACCATTACCCCTGTTATTTTTTTCATCTCATCACCTTTTCACTTACCAAGATCTTTCTTCATAGCTTGTACTATCTGCCTTCACATTATCTTTGGGTTTATATATTATCCCAGTCTTATCATTATAATCGCAGTCAAATATTTCTATAAATTCATAGTTACTAATATCTTTCTTTTCTAAAAGATGTTTTTCTGCTCGAAATAAAGGTATAGATAACGTAAAGTCATCTAAGTTAATTCTTGCTTCTAATTTTTCTTCTTTTATCATTTTTCGTTCTTCTAAAGTGGCCTCTTTATCGCATTCTTGTTTTAATGTTTTAATATATCCATCTATCTTATCATCACATTTGTCATATATAGGTTTAGGTATAATTGTTTTAGACTCTATGTTTCTAAAGATTTTCTTTATCTCTGAAGCTGATTTCTCATATGATTCTATCAACTTAACATACTCTACAGCATCTATTAATTTTTTATGATAATCCGTTTCCTTTAGTTTTTCCATAGTATAGATACTGTCTATTAATTTAATTTTTTCATCTTCTGTTATCGGTCCTTTTATCCTTCTTAAAGCTTCCTTAGAAAGCTTGAATATATATTCATCTATAACATTTCCAACTCCAGAACATTTAGAGTCTCCTCCATTAAATACATAACAATTATATCCTTCTTTATCCCAATCTCTATCCCTATAACATCTACCCAATCTTTGGAATAGTCCATTTAGATCTGAAAGCTCTGTAACTAAAATATCAAAATCTATATCTAAAGAGGCTTCTACTACTTGAGTTGTTATCCATATTCCTTCACATGTTTTTCCCTTATCTCCAAATTCTAATATTTCTTCTTCTTTTCTTTTTCTATCTTTTTTTATAAAACCACTATGAAATAAATTTATATTTTTCGCAATCTCTTCATCTTTTGATAGCTCTCCATATATTCGTTGTGCTTCCTTCACAGTATTACATATAACCAGAACCTTATTATTCTTATACACTTTTTTAATAAATTCGGAATTCAATTTCTCATTGACTACCTTTATGCTATGCCTTATTCTTTTATTTGTAAAAGGTTCTGGCTTTAGAAATTTTATATTTTCTTTTTCTAGCAATTCCACAAATATTTGAGGTAAGGTCGCTGTCAATATGGCAAATTTTCCACCTATTTTATCTATATAAGATAGACCTACAACTAAATATGCTAATAAATCTGGTGAATACATCTGCACTTCATCTATTACTACTTTAGAATATGCTAATGTAGCAAGCTTTGGCTCGAATCCTCTATATCTATATACAAAGTCAAATATTTGATCTATTGTACATACAGTTAAAGGTAAGGATAATTGCCTTGTCTTATTATAATACTCATCAAAATCTATTTCTCCTTTTCTGGTTAAATACTCTCTTTTAATATCTGAATGCAGAAGACCAACTTTATTTTCATAATCATCAACTACTATTCTCTCTGTTATTCTTTTATACATTGCATTTATAGCTGTTTTAAGTGGAAGTGTAAAAAAGCCTTTATTATTTCCTATCCATAAAAGTCCCGCTTCTGTTTTTCCCATACCAGTTTGAGCTACTATTATAAGATTACTATCTCTATGTTCTATCATATATTTCTGCAGTTTATTCCATTCAGCATCAGGCTTTTTTATTCTAAATGTTTCCAATAGATTTTCTTCTAAGTTTTGTAATAAAAAGTTGTTTTCTTTTTCAACGTCAATACCTCCACTAGATGCATAGTCTATTCTGTTAAGTAGACCTTTTATCATTATATACCTGAAGAAAATATCCTCTTCCTCGTCATCATGTTCCTCATTTTCTTCATAAATTCTATTCATGGAAAAATATTTAGAGCTTAATTTTTTTACAACTATATTATCTAATCTTCCGTAATTAAACTTACTAACCTCTTTCTTCATTAATTCTATTTCTCTTTTTAACATTTCCTTATCAAAGTTGAAATCTCTTTCATGATGATATGCTATTGCTTGTGCAAGTAGTTTTATTCTCTCTTTTGAATAACCTTGTTCCTCTAGGTCTTTAGCATTTATAAATGCTAGACTTAATATCCCATGAGGAATTTCATCTGCATGCCTTTTAATACGTTCTATCTTATCCTGAAATTTCCTATTCATTTTACCTAAATCATGATATAAACATGATAAGTATAATATATCCCAATCCACATTGAGATTGGGATATATTTTTTTAAACACTTTGTAATTCTCTATTAATTTTTCTGTGTGATCTACAATAGTTTCTCTTGGATTCGATTTAGCCCAATAATTGTTCATAATTAATACACCTCTACATTATGCCTTTAGTACAATATTATTATCTACATCTTTCAATACAACTGCATCTTCAACTGCTGTAATATGAGAAGAATATAGTACATCTACTTTGTTATTCCATGTTCTAAACATTTTAGGTGAGTTAGCTGTTCCATGATTTATTCTCTTATAATCTTTTGTAATTTTATATCTTGTTCCTCTATTCTTTATTCCATTGTCACCACCATCTACTACAATTGATTCATCTTTTATCATGTTTAGTGGAATATAGGCAATATAATCTTCTCTTAATTCAATATCTTCTTCTAACTCCTCTTCGAAAATATCAACTACTTTAACTTCTTCAATAATTACAAGATCCTCTCTTCTACCTAAAGAAGGATACTCTCTAGGATAAAGAAAAGCTTTCTCTATTTCTTCCACTAAACTTTGATCATGTGGAATAATATGAATTAATAGCTCTACATCAACTAATAATTCTACTGTGGAAATACCTCTGCTTATACCAAATTCTCCTACCTGTAATTGATGCCTTGCTGAATCAAATTTCATACCATTTTTAAACTCGTATCTGGTATATAAATCATTTACTTTAGAATGATATTTACCTTGTATACTAATTTCCATATCCTTATACTCTTTATAATCACAAAGGCTATGAACCATACCTATTATCGTTGAATATGGTGGAAGTGGGTAGGTTTCTTTAAGCTGAAAACTAGTTGGTTTCTTATAATTAGCCATGTTTTGATATAACTTTAATCTAACCGCCTTTTTATTTTCCTTCATAATAATCTTTCACCTTGCTTTTTAATCCATTAAAGAATTCAGGCATAGTCAATGAATTTAGTTTTTCTTTTATTTCATTGTCATTGATAAATTTGCCTTCAATCAATCCACAGTTTGTATCTTCTTTTACAGAATCAAACATAACTCCTTCAATTTGTTTAACCACTAGTCTGTTATCTTTTACATCTAGCACATTTTCAAATATAGGGTTCTTTATATCATAAACTCCACCTATAGCAAATAGAGGCTTTAAATCTTCTCTTCTGCCCCTTATATCTCTATATAAGAAAGCAATTGTATCTAATAATCTATTAACTCTTCTTATTTTCTCTTCATTCTCAAGTTCAATAGAATACACTTCATCTATCCCTATTTGATCTAAATCCATAACAACAGTATATCTATAATAGGATCTATGAATTTCAGATTGGGCTATATTCATATTTTCATCTATTCTATCTGCCAAACCTTTATTTGTTAGAAAATCTAAATCTCCTTTAAATGTCTCTAAAGATATAGCATTAGATAATCTTACTTTTGCAGTCCTCTTTTTTCCGCCTGTACCTTTTTCAGTCTTTAGATATCCAAAAAAGTCTATCTCTGGATAATCTCTTATGGTAGCTTCTTCTGCAAATTGGACAACCTTTTTATCTCCACTGCCTTCTGCCTTTACTGGTGCAATATCCTCCCCTAGTTGTTCTGATATATTATATCTAATTGCTTGTCTCGAAATATAGGTGTACTGTTCCCCTTTATCTCTGGTTAGTTTTTTTAAAGAGGCTACATTTCCTACTCCTTCACCGTAGTTTGCACTTTCAGCTTCAAATATCATTGAAATTGCTAATCCCTTTGGTTTTAATTTACTCATTATCTTTTCCCCCATTCTCATTATCAGTATTATTTTCTTTCCTTCCTTCTATAAGCCCTGCTACAAACGCATATCCAATGGTTTTAAACTTATCCTCATCCTTTAAAGTATCTAAAAATATTTCAGGTACTGATGACTTTACATACATATAGCAATTCAACAATGTATCCATAAAACTATCAACATTATTTGTCTTTAAAGAATTTAATAGTCTGTATGATATACCACTAAGCTTATCTACAGAGCCTTTACTACGATATTTTTCCCTTAATTTTTCTCCTGCGTCATTCCCTTCCTTAACTATGTCCTTATATACTCCTTTCATGCAACCTACCCCCTTTAAAAATCTTATATTAATTCTTAAAATTCTAGTTATATGAAATGTATGATAATAAGAATCCCTTGGCTGTGATAATTTATAATGTAGCATTTTTTGAATCAATGTAAACATATTCTGGCTATTCAATAGTCTATCTATAACTAGTTCATATACATTAAAATAGGTATTGATTTCTTTAAATCCACAATTAATCAATTTATTTAAATCATCTTCAGAATCTTTTATAACCTTTAGAGAATTTTTAGAAAGAATATTAAATCTATATTTCCCATCCTCATATCTAACTAGTTGGATATCTGCTAACTCATATTTTATTTTATCGTTATATTCCTCATTAATTGATTCCACCAATGCCTTATATGTTAGCTTTTTATCTTCATCTTTTTGCCTGTAAATTCCCATGTGTATTTTATTATTTATAGCTATAGCATTTCTCATACTCGAGTTATCGTTTATATATATTCCTTTATCGTAAAGATAAGAAATTCCAGCTGGCACACATGAATATACTAGTTTACAAATAGGACAAACAGCTATATCGTTCTGAAAATCCCATACATGAGAAGATTTTCTGCTTACATCAAATCCTGTTGAATTTAGAAAGCTAAGATCATTTGAAAAGTCTTTCATCTTTCTATTGCAAGAAAAACAACTATATTTAAATTTAGATTTATCTGTATTCAAATACTCTATTGTAGGGTCAATGAAATAGCACTTATAGTCTATATACATATCCTTCTCTTTTGTCTGAGGATTTAAAAAGCAAACTCCGTTCCAGCCATTTTTAATTACACTATACATAGCATTCTTTGCACCTATATACTTGCGAGATTCTTCTAGCTTCATATATTTAATTACTTGTTTCATCAAATCAAATATATCCTTTATTTCTGGTAATATATCTCTTATCTCCTGTTTCTTTTTTAAATTTATAGTTTTTAAGTTCTTTTCTAACCCTAAAATATCAACAGGTGATTCTATTAACTCGTAGGCTGACTTGTAGCTGTTGCTTTTTATTTGTTTCTTTGCTACATCAGATATATACTTGTTTGTAAACTCTAGACTCTTTTCATTGAAATTTTCAAAATTATTTTCTTCATGGTGCAATATAAATTTTTCAAATGAAATTATTTTATTCAATGACAGTGTATCCTTATATTTGTCTATAAAATAATTAAAGTATTTTTTTTCGAATCCTACTAGAGCATCAGATTCAAACTCTATATAATTTTGTTTTATTACTACATCATTTTCTGCATGCTTTAATACATTGTAAAATCCTACTAACCCACTATTATATAGCCAATCTTCCATATATAAGCGTGTCTTTTCTCCCATCATATCACCTCCTATACTAGATCTAGCATTCCAAACCCACTATTTCTTTTTGATCCTATACCTGATTTGTAAATATAATCTAAAATATATGGCTTAGCTTGTACCTTTATCATACATATATTTGACAGGATTTCTATTCCATAGTGTTTTACTTTGACCTCTTTATTGATTAACACCTGAAAATCTACTTCTTCAATATCTAATCTTCTCTCTTCACCAAAGCTATCTAATAACTGGTATTTAATATTTTCTATAAATATTTCTTTTCCTTTTTCTTCATTTAAAGAATGGTACCATGTTTTCTCATTATCACCTTTATGTTCTCTAACAACTACCGGAGACATAGAAGAATAGACAGCGTAATCATTAGTTATTATTTTTTCTTTATTCATATTTATCCTATTTATAGTTATAGAATTATCTTTCACTTTATAAGGTTTTCCTTTATTGGCTAATGCTGCATTATAGAAGAGAATTCCGTCCCTCATATCGGCTGTTGCAAAATTCAAAATTATTTTCTTGTTTGGAATTATTATTTCTTCTCTAGTAAATTCACAGTTTGGCATATATAAAGAAAAAGCGAAACTTTTGCTTTTGTTCTCTTCATTCTCGTATAATGATACATAATAGTCTTTATCATAGGATTCATAAATATGTTTTAGAAGAGAAATTATAATCCTATTTTTATCTTTTGGTATATTTTCATTAGATAATATTAATTCAACATTATATCTCATGCTTTCACCTCCCTTATAAGTGTTTTGGTGTTGTCTAGTAAAGCTGTAATCTTTTACAACTTAAAATTACAGCTTTATTAGAGTTGTTAAATTAAATTTAAGATATATTCTATTTTTCAATAATAATTTTAACAGAAACAGGTATCTTGCTTATTATTAAGAATATAACCAATAAGTAATTAATCACTTTTTTACTTCCATTGTTATTTTATTTATTTAATTAATGCTCTTAATAATAAGATATAAAAAAATATCTGCTTTGTCAATATGTATTTTTTAAAATTTTTAATAATATTTTTCTATTAAATATGATATACTATAAATGCGTATTTAATAGAATCAATATATGGAATGTAAATTTGTTATTTTATTTATTTAATCTTTTTAATAGAACTATATTAGAAATTATCTACTTCCAACTGAATGATATTATTACATCAATAATATCATTCAATGGTGAAGTAAAATGTACCTATTCATAAATAGTTTGCAATTTCTTCAATAATATCTCCCTTATGTTTATCTAGTTCTAAAATCTTCACCTTACTATCAATTCTTATTGCCCATATCTTAACTTCCTTATGACCTTTTAAATTTGCTTTAAAATTTATACTATTTTTATCTACTTCCGTTATTTTTTATTCAAAGAACAGTGATTTTCCTTTATACAAGTTAATTATTTTAGTAGCCTCTTCTATTATATCTTCTTTCAATTTATTAGGTTTAACGACATCTACATTACTTCCCATACTCATTACCCATGCTTTTATTTCTGGGTATCCATTCATTTTTGCTTCAAAAAGTATAGTCTTTGTATCCAATTCAGTTATTTTTTGTGACTTAGATATTTGTTTTTCTTTTACTATTTCACTCATTGGATAGAATATCTTCAATTCAAGATCAATAATTTCATCATTAAATATTCCAAATGACTTTTCCATAATTTCTTCAAACTTAAATCTATGCTTTATGTCAAACTTGTCTTTCATAACTTGATAGTCTAAGATTCTAGACAATTTAAAAAAACGTACATTTCTTGCACTTTCACAATACCCATAGAAATACGTAGCACCTTTATAGTCAAAAATACCATATGGGTTTACTATTCTTTCCTTTATTTCTAAACCATATTTCTTTAAGGATTTATATTTTATTTTTACTTTTTTTCTTTGATTTATTGCTAGATTAATATCTATCCATACTCTTTTTTCTTTTTCAACTATTTCATCCGATTCCTTCATTAGTTTATTGTGATAAGATATATTATCATCTAGGTGTTTTTCATAATTTAATATTTTACTCGTAAATATCTCGAACTTTGAACTATAGTGATATTTACCGCTTTTAATTGTTTCTTTTGCCATCTTTAAAGCACTTAACTCATCTTCCGTAAAAGATAGTCCATCTAGGTATCTCTTATTTTCTAAATAGTAACCTCCATACCTTCCTAATTTTGAACCTATGTATATACCTGCCATTTCTAAATCTTTTTTGTATTCTTTTATCATTCTTGAGCTTACTTCTAATTCACTTGCTATTTCATTGATTTTCATTATATCTCTCACTTGAAGTAAAAAATACATATTAAGTGCATTAGATATGCGAGACATCCCATCACCCTTTCAAAACGAAATAATTTCTTTTTACTAATTTTTTTGCCTTAATTAAATTTCTTGATTGTAAGCTAGTTTATACTCTGCCGTATATCGTACATATTCCACGTACTTCCTCAATTCCCTTTAAATTATTGACTTTTATCGGGTTCATTTTACTTTTAGTCCAATATTAACTTAAAATAACAATTAATTCGTTTTCATATACATTAAAGGGACGTTATACTTGTAATCCATACAATAACGTCCTTTTATTAATGGAAATAGTTTAAAACTTCAAATTGAAATAATTCTTCTGGTTCTTCTATCCCTTCTTATCTTTTTTATTTTCTTTATTCCAATCCTCAAGCTTTTTATTGTCTTTCATCTCTTCATTATCAACTATGCCATGTTCAGCAGCTATTTCATAGTTCACTTGATTAAAAAAGTTTTTATCAATTTTTCTCTTATTATCTTTGTCCTTTATTTTTATCACCTCAGATTTATTTTTTCTCTAATATATTGCTACATACAAGGCAATTTAAGGAATATCTATATTCTAATAATTTTATCTACAATATAAATAACCCATAGCATCAGCCATGGGTTATTTGCAATTTTTTACATAAACTTTCAAAAATAGAGATTTC is part of the Proteiniborus sp. MB09-C3 genome and encodes:
- the cas1b gene encoding type I-B CRISPR-associated endonuclease Cas1b, with the protein product MGETFYIFKDGDLKRKDNSIVITSLEGDKKNLKAEVADEIYLFGEVNLNTKLLNFISQKGIILHVFNYYGFYSGSYYPRETNISGYLLVQQVRNYDDEEKRLRIAKEILKASSYNIYRNLRYYNGRGINLEEQMKNIDSLIKKLDYGKSINELMGLEGNIRKIYYSTWNSIVKQDINFEKRVKRPPDNMINSLISFVNSLIYTTVLSEIYKTQLNPTISFLHEPGTKRFSLCLDIAEIFKPLIGERMIFSLLNKNQITEDDFDRESNFIYLKESGKRKILMEYDKRLEQTIAHKDLGRDVSYRYLIRLECYKLIKDIIGEKEYTGFKIWW
- the cas6 gene encoding CRISPR-associated endoribonuclease Cas6, which produces MRYNVELILSNENIPKDKNRIIISLLKHIYESYDKDYYVSLYENEENKSKSFAFSLYMPNCEFTREEIIIPNKKIILNFATADMRDGILFYNAALANKGKPYKVKDNSITINRINMNKEKIITNDYAVYSSMSPVVVREHKGDNEKTWYHSLNEEKGKEIFIENIKYQLLDSFGEERRLDIEEVDFQVLINKEVKVKHYGIEILSNICMIKVQAKPYILDYIYKSGIGSKRNSGFGMLDLV
- the cas8a1 gene encoding type I-B CRISPR-associated protein Cas8b1/Cst1, whose product is MGEKTRLYMEDWLYNSGLVGFYNVLKHAENDVVIKQNYIEFESDALVGFEKKYFNYFIDKYKDTLSLNKIISFEKFILHHEENNFENFNEKSLEFTNKYISDVAKKQIKSNSYKSAYELIESPVDILGLEKNLKTINLKKKQEIRDILPEIKDIFDLMKQVIKYMKLEESRKYIGAKNAMYSVIKNGWNGVCFLNPQTKEKDMYIDYKCYFIDPTIEYLNTDKSKFKYSCFSCNRKMKDFSNDLSFLNSTGFDVSRKSSHVWDFQNDIAVCPICKLVYSCVPAGISYLYDKGIYINDNSSMRNAIAINNKIHMGIYRQKDEDKKLTYKALVESINEEYNDKIKYELADIQLVRYEDGKYRFNILSKNSLKVIKDSEDDLNKLINCGFKEINTYFNVYELVIDRLLNSQNMFTLIQKMLHYKLSQPRDSYYHTFHITRILRINIRFLKGVGCMKGVYKDIVKEGNDAGEKLREKYRSKGSVDKLSGISYRLLNSLKTNNVDSFMDTLLNCYMYVKSSVPEIFLDTLKDEDKFKTIGYAFVAGLIEGRKENNTDNENGGKDNE
- the cas7i gene encoding type I-B CRISPR-associated protein Cas7/Cst2/DevR; its protein translation is MSKLKPKGLAISMIFEAESANYGEGVGNVASLKKLTRDKGEQYTYISRQAIRYNISEQLGEDIAPVKAEGSGDKKVVQFAEEATIRDYPEIDFFGYLKTEKGTGGKKRTAKVRLSNAISLETFKGDLDFLTNKGLADRIDENMNIAQSEIHRSYYRYTVVMDLDQIGIDEVYSIELENEEKIRRVNRLLDTIAFLYRDIRGRREDLKPLFAIGGVYDIKNPIFENVLDVKDNRLVVKQIEGVMFDSVKEDTNCGLIEGKFINDNEIKEKLNSLTMPEFFNGLKSKVKDYYEGK
- the cas3 gene encoding CRISPR-associated helicase Cas3', whose translation is MNNYWAKSNPRETIVDHTEKLIENYKVFKKIYPNLNVDWDILYLSCLYHDLGKMNRKFQDKIERIKRHADEIPHGILSLAFINAKDLEEQGYSKERIKLLAQAIAYHHERDFNFDKEMLKREIELMKKEVSKFNYGRLDNIVVKKLSSKYFSMNRIYEENEEHDDEEEDIFFRYIMIKGLLNRIDYASSGGIDVEKENNFLLQNLEENLLETFRIKKPDAEWNKLQKYMIEHRDSNLIIVAQTGMGKTEAGLLWIGNNKGFFTLPLKTAINAMYKRITERIVVDDYENKVGLLHSDIKREYLTRKGEIDFDEYYNKTRQLSLPLTVCTIDQIFDFVYRYRGFEPKLATLAYSKVVIDEVQMYSPDLLAYLVVGLSYIDKIGGKFAILTATLPQIFVELLEKENIKFLKPEPFTNKRIRHSIKVVNEKLNSEFIKKVYKNNKVLVICNTVKEAQRIYGELSKDEEIAKNINLFHSGFIKKDRKRKEEEILEFGDKGKTCEGIWITTQVVEASLDIDFDILVTELSDLNGLFQRLGRCYRDRDWDKEGYNCYVFNGGDSKCSGVGNVIDEYIFKLSKEALRRIKGPITEDEKIKLIDSIYTMEKLKETDYHKKLIDAVEYVKLIESYEKSASEIKKIFRNIESKTIIPKPIYDKCDDKIDGYIKTLKQECDKEATLEERKMIKEEKLEARINLDDFTLSIPLFRAEKHLLEKKDISNYEFIEIFDCDYNDKTGIIYKPKDNVKADSTSYEERSW
- the cas2 gene encoding CRISPR-associated endonuclease Cas2 yields the protein MYIVLMYDITMDEGGARVQRNTFKICKKYLTHIQMSVFEGNLSELNLMKLKKELEQYIRDNKDSLIIFKSRDERWLTKEFLGLKDDKTSNFF
- a CDS encoding WYL domain-containing transcriptional regulator — protein: MSRISNALNMYFLLQVRDIMKINEIASELEVSSRMIKEYKKDLEMAGIYIGSKLGRYGGYYLENKRYLDGLSFTEDELSALKMAKETIKSGKYHYSSKFEIFTSKILNYEKHLDDNISYHNKLMKESDEIVEKEKRVWIDINLAINQRKKVKIKYKSLKKYGLEIKERIVNPYGIFDYKGATYFYGYCESARNVRFFKLSRILDYQVMKDKFDIKHRFKFEEIMEKSFGIFNDEIIDLELKIFYPMSEIVKEKQISKSQKITELDTKTILFEAKMNGYPEIKAWVMSMGSNVDVVKPNKLKEDIIEEATKIINLYKGKSLFFE
- the cas5b gene encoding type I-B CRISPR-associated protein Cas5b encodes the protein MKENKKAVRLKLYQNMANYKKPTSFQLKETYPLPPYSTIIGMVHSLCDYKEYKDMEISIQGKYHSKVNDLYTRYEFKNGMKFDSARHQLQVGEFGISRGISTVELLVDVELLIHIIPHDQSLVEEIEKAFLYPREYPSLGRREDLVIIEEVKVVDIFEEELEEDIELREDYIAYIPLNMIKDESIVVDGGDNGIKNRGTRYKITKDYKRINHGTANSPKMFRTWNNKVDVLYSSHITAVEDAVVLKDVDNNIVLKA
- the cas4 gene encoding CRISPR-associated protein Cas4; the encoded protein is MKKITGVMVYYYFVCKRKLWYFNNDVNMEHTSELVGMGKLIDESSYNREKKNILIDETINVDFLKDWKIIHEVKKSRKLDEAAKWQLKYYIWVLRNKEVKIEKGILDYPLLRKREEIFLTTSEEEELMEVLEQIQHIINKDLPPGVINKAFCKKCSYYELCYI